In Toxotes jaculatrix isolate fToxJac2 chromosome 12, fToxJac2.pri, whole genome shotgun sequence, the following are encoded in one genomic region:
- the LOC121190228 gene encoding leucine-rich repeat neuronal protein 4, which translates to MAASRDYPFPLLIVCLLFVRGYSPLPTTSLETGTNPMRPMGPSGFLTEALVLSTEDYDQLEDPVTPIVPKVVSPHGGIPQRCNYNPCLENQVSCTLMAASTGCLCPGSTLHNRVPDAPDLKSVSWNGSEVVIQWCAPYSYVTAYVVKVGGQERQQFGNHQRSGAVGDIDHITEVCVFAENDSGTSDGSCMMYSPRDNSLPLKAGLIGGALGFLLLLLLAVLLWRHRRQRKQEASISMHDTAETQ; encoded by the coding sequence ATGGCTGCCAGCAGAGACTATCCTTTTCCCCTGCTGATCGTCTGCCTGCTTTTCGTCAGAGGTTACTCTCCCCTGCCTACGACATCACTAGAGACAGGGACGAATCCCATGAGACCCATGGGCCCAAGTGGGTTTTTGACCGAGGCCCTGGTGCTTTCCACAGAAGATTACGATCAGCTTGAGGACCCAGTCACCCCTATTGTCCCCAAGGTAGTGTCTCCACATGGAGGGATTCCTCAACGATGCAACTACAATCCCTGCCTGGAGAATCAGGTTTCCTGTACCCTGATGGCAGCCTCCACTGGCTGCCTGTGTCCAGGGTCCACGTTACACAATAGGGTCCCAGATGCTCCCGACTTGAAATCAGTGTCCTGGAACGGGTCTGAGGTTGTAATTCAGTGGTGTGCACCTTACTCATATGTCACAGCTTATGTTGTTAAAGTAGGGGGGCAAGAGAGGCAGCAGTTTGGAAATCACCAAAGGAGCGGCGCTGTGGGTGACATAGACCACATTacagaggtttgtgtgtttgcggaGAATGACAGCGGAACCAGCGATGGGTCATGTATGATGTACAGTCCCAGAGACAACAGCCTGCCCCTGAAAGCAGGGCTCATCGGGGGGGCTCTGggcttcctgctgctcctcttgtTGGCCGTCTTGCTCTGGAGGCACCGGAGGCAAAGGAAACAGGAGGCCAGCATCTCTATGCATGACACAGCTGAGACACAGTGA